The Alnus glutinosa chromosome 8, dhAlnGlut1.1, whole genome shotgun sequence DNA segment CTCAAGGAATTTATATCCTAACACAAACTTAAATACGTAACTACATTATACAGACCAACAGCCCATGGAAGTCTTTTTCATAAATACATCAATCGTCCACTTAACTAAGAAAGCAAGCGAACACACTGACAGATCTTTCCATCAAGACCAAACTCATAACTAGCCAATAgtagtttagtttttaggtGCTTTTAATAGCGTACTAACAGAAAGCTCAACTTACAATGCAAGAGTTCCTACAACATCACCACCATGAACGCCCCAGAAAACTTTTCCAGCATCATCGGACTTCCCAGCATCAATAGCAATAGCACCGAAGATTGCTCGGAAAGCACCACAAACCACTGCAGGAGCCGAAGAATCAGTCTTGGGAGAAACCCTGACCACCTTCTGCAACCCCAGCCGAATCCCATCCGCCAAGCAAGACGATTCCATTGTGGATATCTCTGCTATGTGACGGTTCAGATCTTTTGCAGAAATATCAATATCCATTCCAAGTAATCGGAGAGAGACAGATGTTTCAATCACATTGGCACCTAGAATGCTCAAAGCTCGGTTGTTCTCTTCAGAGAAGGAGGCATGTGTCATGGCACGGCGAAGAAGACCAATGCTCTGGAAAGTATAGCTGAAGATAGAGAAAGCAACAATATAAGAACCCACTTGTTTGTAATGAATCTAAAAGAATTAAGAAATTAAGAACCCACTCAGTTAAtgagaaaatatacaaaaaatagaTGCAAGAAAATCACTTTGC contains these protein-coding regions:
- the LOC133875238 gene encoding protein NUCLEAR FUSION DEFECTIVE 2 isoform X2, with translation MFGFPEQNTEVVKTDKNGASEKRKGKMNSRRFGFTVLAILFFTIVPNVQSNAANEVPERSFKPSSPFSTALETLQKQIGYTFQSIGLLRRAMTHASFSEENNRALSILGANVIETSVSLRLLGMDIDISAKDLNRHIAEISTMESSCLADGIRLGLQKVVRVSPKTDSSAPAVVCGAFRAIFGAIAIDAGKSDDAGKVFWGVHGGDVVGTLAL
- the LOC133875238 gene encoding protein NUCLEAR FUSION DEFECTIVE 2 isoform X1; the protein is MFGFPEQNTEVVKTDKNGASEKRKGKMNSRRFGFTVLAILFFTIVPNVQKSNAANEVPERSFKPSSPFSTALETLQKQIGYTFQSIGLLRRAMTHASFSEENNRALSILGANVIETSVSLRLLGMDIDISAKDLNRHIAEISTMESSCLADGIRLGLQKVVRVSPKTDSSAPAVVCGAFRAIFGAIAIDAGKSDDAGKVFWGVHGGDVVGTLAL